The following are encoded together in the Novipirellula galeiformis genome:
- a CDS encoding methyltransferase domain-containing protein translates to MKTALLDEKQVAESSVYQRYAAAAQAVEPALCCPVQYSTDLLKVIPQEIIERDYGCGDPTPYVRQGETVLDLGSGGGKLCYIAAQVVGPEGRVIGVDCNREMLGLARKHAPAVAEQLGYANVDFRYGLIQDLALDLDQLAAELSAHPVNDPAGYLELRHTEERLRREQPLVADESVDCVLSNCVLNLVRQQDRRHLFAEIFRVLRRGGRAAISDIVSDESVPQRLQQDPELWSGCITGAFREDEFLEAFEDAGFHGIEIVKRQSEPWRTVEGIEFRSVTVVAHKGKQGPCLERGQAVSYRGPFKKVQDDDGHTYFRGERMVVCDKTFNLLQQEPYTNMFDAIEPRVVVPLEDAKPLDCRRSTRRHPRETKGLEYHATTEATNGCSDEGSCC, encoded by the coding sequence ATGAAAACAGCTCTGTTAGACGAGAAACAAGTCGCCGAGTCGTCGGTCTACCAGCGATACGCCGCTGCCGCCCAAGCAGTCGAACCCGCGCTTTGCTGCCCGGTCCAGTACTCAACCGACTTGTTGAAGGTGATCCCTCAAGAAATCATTGAACGGGATTATGGATGCGGCGATCCCACGCCCTACGTTCGCCAAGGCGAAACGGTGCTGGATCTGGGCAGCGGAGGTGGCAAGTTGTGTTACATCGCGGCCCAGGTCGTCGGTCCCGAAGGACGCGTGATTGGGGTCGATTGTAACCGTGAAATGCTGGGGCTCGCTCGCAAGCATGCACCCGCGGTGGCCGAGCAGCTCGGTTACGCAAACGTCGATTTTCGCTACGGTCTGATTCAGGATTTAGCTCTCGATCTGGATCAACTTGCAGCCGAGTTGTCAGCACATCCCGTGAACGATCCGGCTGGCTATCTCGAGCTCCGCCACACCGAGGAACGATTACGTCGCGAACAACCACTCGTCGCTGACGAATCGGTCGACTGCGTTTTGTCCAACTGTGTTCTGAATCTTGTCCGGCAACAAGATCGCCGACATTTGTTTGCTGAAATTTTCCGTGTCTTGCGTCGCGGAGGCCGCGCTGCAATTAGCGATATTGTCAGCGACGAAAGTGTCCCGCAGCGTCTGCAACAGGACCCGGAACTTTGGTCGGGCTGTATCACTGGCGCGTTTCGTGAAGATGAGTTTCTTGAAGCGTTCGAGGATGCGGGCTTTCACGGAATCGAAATCGTCAAGCGACAAAGCGAGCCTTGGAGGACGGTGGAGGGAATTGAGTTTCGCAGCGTGACAGTCGTTGCGCACAAGGGAAAGCAGGGTCCCTGTTTGGAACGCGGGCAAGCGGTGTCGTATCGCGGCCCATTTAAGAAAGTCCAGGATGATGATGGTCACACGTATTTCCGGGGCGAGCGGATGGTTGTTTGTGACAAGACGTTCAATCTGCTTCAGCAAGAACCGTACACGAACATGTTTGACGCGATTGAGCCGCGTGTCGTTGTGCCGTTGGAAGATGCGAAGCCGCTCGATTGCCGGCGCAGCACGCGACGTCATCCGCGTGAAACGAAGGGCCTCGAGTATCACGCGACCACCGAAGCGACGAATGGCTGCAGCGACGAAGGTTCGTGCTGTTAG
- a CDS encoding DUF547 domain-containing protein, which produces MRRNFASYIKMTLATGALTLLSINPSWAGPKVTVGANVPVNEQVSMDQIDPCNWDALLKRYVDENGNVNYVGWKQSAADIQALEAFLGHLSSANPNVQASPAAKLAFWINAYNAMTVHGILREYPTTSIRNHTAKLVGYNIWDDLLLTVGGKPYSLNQMEHEVLRKMGEPRIHFAIVCASRSCPRLLAEAYTAEKLVAQLTTNTKAFFANPGNFQYDPVGRKFQLSSILDWFGEDFGSDQATQLRTIAPYLPSREAYDAAIANSVSVSYLDYDWGLNDLASARTARR; this is translated from the coding sequence ATGAGAAGAAACTTTGCCTCTTACATCAAGATGACGTTGGCCACTGGTGCCCTCACGCTGCTTTCGATCAACCCGAGTTGGGCCGGGCCAAAGGTTACCGTGGGTGCCAACGTACCGGTGAACGAGCAAGTTTCGATGGACCAGATCGATCCTTGCAATTGGGATGCCTTGCTAAAGCGGTACGTTGATGAAAACGGAAACGTCAATTACGTGGGGTGGAAACAGTCCGCCGCAGACATACAGGCTCTTGAAGCGTTTTTGGGGCACCTCTCGTCAGCAAACCCCAACGTTCAGGCGAGCCCGGCGGCCAAGCTTGCCTTTTGGATCAACGCCTATAACGCGATGACGGTTCATGGAATTCTCCGAGAGTATCCCACGACCAGTATTCGCAATCACACCGCGAAACTGGTTGGCTACAACATTTGGGACGACCTGTTGTTGACGGTTGGCGGAAAGCCGTACTCGTTGAACCAGATGGAACATGAGGTGTTACGAAAGATGGGTGAACCGCGAATTCACTTCGCCATCGTTTGTGCCTCACGCAGTTGTCCGCGATTGTTGGCCGAAGCCTACACGGCCGAGAAGCTGGTTGCTCAGCTAACCACCAACACAAAAGCCTTCTTTGCGAACCCTGGTAACTTCCAATACGACCCCGTAGGTCGCAAGTTCCAGCTCTCGTCGATCCTTGACTGGTTTGGCGAAGATTTTGGAAGCGACCAAGCGACCCAGCTCCGTACCATTGCACCCTATTTGCCATCACGCGAAGCCTACGATGCAGCAATTGCGAACTCGGTTTCAGTCTCCTATCTCGATTACGACTGGGGTTTGAACGATCTGGCATCCGCTCGCACGGCACGCCGTTGA